The following are from one region of the Quercus robur chromosome 1, dhQueRobu3.1, whole genome shotgun sequence genome:
- the LOC126720692 gene encoding probable WRKY transcription factor 3 isoform X2, with the protein MSEASQTRQDSMEILEEGYTEEQDMDQGGYRLVLPEDGYEWRKYGQKFIKNIGKMRSYFKCQRSSCSAKKRAEWSTSEPNNLKVVYKGVHNHALPASESSSSQLGTSSNANQYDLLTQVFGDRSTAH; encoded by the exons ATGAGTGAAGCTTCCCAAACTAGACAAGACTCCAT GGAAATATTGGAGGAGGGATATACAGAAGAGCAAGATATGGACCAAGGAGGCTATAGATTGGTGTTACCTGAAGATGGATATGAATGGAGAAAGTACGGCCAAAAGTTCATCAAAAATATTGGTAAAATGAG AAGTTATTTCAAGTGCCAAAGGAGCAGTTGTTCTGCAAAAAAGAGAGCTGAGTGGTCAACCTCAGAACCCAACAATCTTAAAGTAGTATATAAGGGGGTGCACAACCATGCCTTACCAGCATCAGAATCTAGCTCCTCTCAGCTAGGGACTTCTTCGAATGCCAACCAATATGACTTGTTGACACAAGTCTTTGGAGATCGATCAACTGCTCATTAA
- the LOC126720679 gene encoding probable serine/threonine-protein kinase PBL16 isoform X2: protein MCIMLSHLAEQSPSVRERKEDSKLPSNPEEVEDLRRDSATNPLIAFTFNELKIITGNFRHDRVLGGGGFGSVYKGFISEDLREGLPPIPVAVKVHDGDNSHQGHREWLAEVIFLGQLSHPNLVKLIGYCCEDQQRVLIYEYMARGSVENNLFSRVLLPLPWSIRMKIAFGAAKGLAFLHEAEKPVIYRDFKTSNILLDLDYNAKLSDFGLAKDGPVGDKSHVSTRIMGTYGYAAPEYIMTGHLTPRSDVYSYGVVLLELLTGRKSLDKSRPAREQNLTDWALPLLKEKKKLLNIIDPRLEGDYPIKGVNKAAMLAYHCLNRNPKARPLMRDIVDSLEPLQVSTEVSTEKTMPTVIIEVPNAELNRKEDA from the exons ATGTGTATAATGCTCTCTCATCTTGCAGAACAAAGCCCATCAGTGAGAGAGAGGAAGGAGGATAGTAAGTTACCATCAAATCCAGAAGAAGTGGAAGACCTACGCCGTGATTCAGCAACAAATCCATTGATTGCATTCACCTTCAATGAACTAAAGATAATCACAGGAAACTTTAGGCATGACCGAGTGTTAGGAGGAGGAGGATTTGGAAGTGTTTATAAAGGGTTTATTTCTGAGGATTTAAGAGAAGGGCTTCCTCCCATTCCTGTAGCTGTCAAGGTCCATGATGGTGACAATAGTCATCAAGGCCACAGAGAATGGCTG GCAGAAGTCATATTTTTGGGGCAGCTTTCTCATCCAAATTTGGTAAAATTGATCGGATATTGCTGTGAAGACCAACAACGGGTACTAATATATGAATATATGGCTCGGGGAAGTGTGGAAAACAATCTTTTTTCAA GAGTGTTGCTTCCTTTGCCATGGTCCATTAGAATGAAAATTGCATTTGGTGCTGCAAAAGGACTTGCCTTTCTCCACGAAGCTGAGAAACCTGTCATCTATCGTGATTTTAAGACATCTAATATTCTGTTAGACTTG GACTACAATGCAAAGCTCTCTGACTTTGGCCTTGCAAAAGATGGACCAGTGGGAGACAAGTCTCATGTTTCTACTCGCATAATGGGAACATATGGATATGCTGCACCTGAGTATATTATGACGG GCCATCTAACTCCTAGAAGTGATGTTTATAGTTACGGTGTTGTTCTTCTTGAACTTCTGACTGGAAGAAAGTCTTTAGACAAGTCACGACCAGCACGAGAGCAGAACCTAACGGATTGGGCTCTACCATTgcttaaagagaagaaaaaattgctcAATATCATTGATCCAAGACTAGAAGGAGATTATCCTATCAAAGGAGTTAACAAGGCTGCCATGCTAGCTTATCATTGCTTAAACCGGAATCCAAAGGCAAGGCCTCTAATGAGAGATATAGTGGACTCCTTGGAGCCTCTACAGGTTTCTACTGAGGTTTCAACTGAAAAAACTATGCCTACTGTAATTATTGAGGTTCCAAATGCTGAGTTAAATAGAAAAGAAGATGCATAG
- the LOC126720670 gene encoding subtilisin-like protease SBT3.18 isoform X2: MEGVISVFRSKTLQLHTTRSWDFLGLTLDSKVTPWQLAFGDDIVVGVFDTGIWPESESFQEGPRMRPIPPNWKGECVKGERFDPAKDCNRKLIGARYYLKGFEYDYGPLSKSGNPEYRSPRDFLGHGTHTASTAVGSIVKNASFFGLGQGIARGGAPRARLAVYKICWGKKFVGKCSEADILAAFDDALHDGVHVISASFGESPPFRPFFESKAAIGSFHAMQLGITVVFSAGNNDNDEPDPSLVQNVQPWSISVAASSIDRMFPTQVLLDNTLSTMDLMGESFITTEVKGKLADSRIYFQDGICDRDYYNTTLNKSAAGKVVLCFSTIGSELSGEAVAAVKMANGLGLIFAAPMTMQIPYVEIIPTVLVNIEQGSKLKDYLAQSPRFPAVQIKPTKTIIGKTPAPTVATFSSRGPSSRTPDILKPDVSAPGVNILAAWPTDTSPTLSPSDKRSVKWNFQSGTSMSCPHVSGAVALIKSAHPNWSPSAIRSALMTTACTRDTTFDSILAGGSMKVSDPFDIGAGHIDPFKAMDPGLVYDMKTSDYILFLCNMGYTQENIEKIVLPSAGLETCCPKVHKTNTNINYPSITVSNLESTMTIKRTVRNVGQNRNAIYFANIVKPNGVEVVIWPRILFFSWFNEENSYYVTLKPRKKSQGRYDFGEIVWSDGFHHVRSPLVVLVNTTTVDYSDSITQASTI; encoded by the exons ATGGAAGGAGTGATATCAGTGTTTAGGAGCAAGACACTGCAGTTGCACACAACAAGAAGTTGGGACTTTTTAGGCCTTACCTTGGATAGTAAAGTGACTCCATGGCAGCTAGCCTTCGGTGATGATATTGTAGTTGGGGTCTTTGATACAG GTATATGGCCTGAATCTGAAAGTTTCCAAGAAGGGCCTCGCATGAGGCCAATTCCACCAAATTGGAAAGGAGAATGTGTAAAAGGTGAAAGGTTTGACCCTGCAAAAGACTGCAACCGGAAGTTAATTGGTGCCCGTTACTACCTCAAAGGTTTTGAATATGATTATGGACCACTAAGTAAGAGTGGCAACCCAGAATACCGATCACCTCGGGACTTTCTTGGCCATGGTACACATACAGCTTCAACAGCTGTAGGATCCATAGTGAAAAATGCAAGTTTCTTTGGTTTAGGTCAGGGCATTGCCAGGGGTGGAGCACCTAGAGCTAGACTAGCAGTGTACAAAATATGTTGGGGAAAGAAATTTGTAGGCAAGTGCTCTGAAGCAGATATATTAGCAGCCTTTGATGATGCTTTGCATGATGGAGTTCATGTTATCTCAGCTTCATTTGGTGAAAGTCCACCTTTTCGTCCTTTTTTTGAATCAAAAGCAGCAATAGGTTCATTTCATGCCATGCAACTTGGTATTACTGTAGTATTCTCAGCAggtaataatgataatgatgagcCTGATCCGTCTCTTGTACAAAATGTTCAACCATGGTCCATTTCAGTGGCTGCATCTTCTATTGATCGAATGTTTCCAACCCAGGTACTCCTGGATAATACTCTCTCTACGATGGACCTCATG GGAGAAAGCTTTATTACCACTGAGGTTAAGGGAAAATTGGCAGATTCAAGAATATATTTTCAAGATGG GATTTGTGATCGGGACTATTATAATACTACACTAAACAAATCAGCCGCAGGAAAGGTAGTCCTATGCTTCTCCACCATTGGATCAGAATTAAGTGGAGAAGCAGTAGCAGCAGTGAAGATGGCCAATGGGTTGGGCTTGATCTTTGCTGCACCTATGACTATGCAGATTCCTTATGTTGAAATCATCCCCACAGTTCTTGTCAACATTGAGCAAGGGAGTAAACTTAAAGACTATCTTGCTCAATCTCCTAG GTTCCCTGCAGTGCAGATAAAACCAACTAAAACCATAATTGGAAAGACACCAGCACCTACAGTTGCAACCTTTTCTTCTAGAGGACCAAGCTCAAGAACACCCGATATCCTCAAG CCGGATGTAAGTGCTCCAGGAGTAAATATACTAGCAGCATGGCCTACTGATACTTCACCAACATTGTCACCAAGTGATAAACGTTCTGTGAAGTGGAATTTTCAGTCAGGAACATCAATGTCATGCCCTCATGTGTCTGGTGCTGTGGCCCTTATCAAATCAGCACATCCAAACTGGTCCCCATCTGCCATTAGATCTGCTCTCATGACAACAG CTTGCACTAGGGACACAACCTTTGACAGCATTCTAGCTGGTGGATCAATGAAAGTTTCTGATCCCTTTGACATTGGCGCCGGTCACATTGACCCCTTCAAAGCAATGGATCCAGGGCTAGTTTACGACATGAAAACCAGCGATTACATACTCTTCCTTTGCAATATGGGTTACACCCAAGAAAACATAGAGAAAATTGTTCTTCCCTCTGCTGGATTGGAAACATGCTGTCCAAAGGTACATAAAACCAACACAAACATAAATTACCCATCAATCACAGTTTCAAATCTAGAATCAACAATGACAATCAAAAGGACTGTTCGTAACGTGGGACAAAACAGGAATGCCATTTACTTTGCCAACATTGTTAAGCCTAATGGGGTTGAGGTAGTTATATGGCCTAGAATTTTATTCTTCTCATGGTTCAATGAAGAGAACTCCTATTATGTGACTCTCAAACCACGGAAGAAGTCTCAAGGGAGGTATGATTTTGGAGAGATAGTTTGGTCAGATGGCTTCCATCATGTAAGGAGTCCATTGGTTGTACTGGTTAACACTACTACTGTTGATTATAGTGATTCCATAACACAAGCTAGCACAATTTAA
- the LOC126720692 gene encoding probable WRKY transcription factor 3 isoform X1 — protein MLLFHPHHIYISSSSSSREILEEGYTEEQDMDQGGYRLVLPEDGYEWRKYGQKFIKNIGKMRSYFKCQRSSCSAKKRAEWSTSEPNNLKVVYKGVHNHALPASESSSSQLGTSSNANQYDLLTQVFGDRSTAH, from the exons ATGCTCCTCTTCCACCcacaccatatatatatatcatcgtCTTCATCATCAAG GGAAATATTGGAGGAGGGATATACAGAAGAGCAAGATATGGACCAAGGAGGCTATAGATTGGTGTTACCTGAAGATGGATATGAATGGAGAAAGTACGGCCAAAAGTTCATCAAAAATATTGGTAAAATGAG AAGTTATTTCAAGTGCCAAAGGAGCAGTTGTTCTGCAAAAAAGAGAGCTGAGTGGTCAACCTCAGAACCCAACAATCTTAAAGTAGTATATAAGGGGGTGCACAACCATGCCTTACCAGCATCAGAATCTAGCTCCTCTCAGCTAGGGACTTCTTCGAATGCCAACCAATATGACTTGTTGACACAAGTCTTTGGAGATCGATCAACTGCTCATTAA
- the LOC126720670 gene encoding subtilisin-like protease SBT3.18 isoform X1, protein MATYLQCFWGLSLTLSLYFIQSTATPHVYIVYLGVSHIHDPTLTSKYHHQLLSNVFASEEDAKQSILYSYKHSFSGFSAKLNSTQATSLAKMEGVISVFRSKTLQLHTTRSWDFLGLTLDSKVTPWQLAFGDDIVVGVFDTGIWPESESFQEGPRMRPIPPNWKGECVKGERFDPAKDCNRKLIGARYYLKGFEYDYGPLSKSGNPEYRSPRDFLGHGTHTASTAVGSIVKNASFFGLGQGIARGGAPRARLAVYKICWGKKFVGKCSEADILAAFDDALHDGVHVISASFGESPPFRPFFESKAAIGSFHAMQLGITVVFSAGNNDNDEPDPSLVQNVQPWSISVAASSIDRMFPTQVLLDNTLSTMDLMGESFITTEVKGKLADSRIYFQDGICDRDYYNTTLNKSAAGKVVLCFSTIGSELSGEAVAAVKMANGLGLIFAAPMTMQIPYVEIIPTVLVNIEQGSKLKDYLAQSPRFPAVQIKPTKTIIGKTPAPTVATFSSRGPSSRTPDILKPDVSAPGVNILAAWPTDTSPTLSPSDKRSVKWNFQSGTSMSCPHVSGAVALIKSAHPNWSPSAIRSALMTTACTRDTTFDSILAGGSMKVSDPFDIGAGHIDPFKAMDPGLVYDMKTSDYILFLCNMGYTQENIEKIVLPSAGLETCCPKVHKTNTNINYPSITVSNLESTMTIKRTVRNVGQNRNAIYFANIVKPNGVEVVIWPRILFFSWFNEENSYYVTLKPRKKSQGRYDFGEIVWSDGFHHVRSPLVVLVNTTTVDYSDSITQASTI, encoded by the exons ATGGCTACTTATCTTCAGTGTTTTTGGGGCCTATCTCTCACACTTTCACTTTATTTTATTCAGTCCACAGCCACACCTCAT GTTTATATAGTCTATTTAGGAGTCAGCCATATTCATGATCCTACTCTCACTTCAAAATACCATCACCAACTGCTTTCCAATGtatttgcaag TGAAGAAGATGCTAAGCAATCCATACTCTATAGCTACAAGCATAGCTTCTCAGGCTTTTCAGCAAAGCTCAATTCAACACAAGCAACTTCTTTAGCCA AGATGGAAGGAGTGATATCAGTGTTTAGGAGCAAGACACTGCAGTTGCACACAACAAGAAGTTGGGACTTTTTAGGCCTTACCTTGGATAGTAAAGTGACTCCATGGCAGCTAGCCTTCGGTGATGATATTGTAGTTGGGGTCTTTGATACAG GTATATGGCCTGAATCTGAAAGTTTCCAAGAAGGGCCTCGCATGAGGCCAATTCCACCAAATTGGAAAGGAGAATGTGTAAAAGGTGAAAGGTTTGACCCTGCAAAAGACTGCAACCGGAAGTTAATTGGTGCCCGTTACTACCTCAAAGGTTTTGAATATGATTATGGACCACTAAGTAAGAGTGGCAACCCAGAATACCGATCACCTCGGGACTTTCTTGGCCATGGTACACATACAGCTTCAACAGCTGTAGGATCCATAGTGAAAAATGCAAGTTTCTTTGGTTTAGGTCAGGGCATTGCCAGGGGTGGAGCACCTAGAGCTAGACTAGCAGTGTACAAAATATGTTGGGGAAAGAAATTTGTAGGCAAGTGCTCTGAAGCAGATATATTAGCAGCCTTTGATGATGCTTTGCATGATGGAGTTCATGTTATCTCAGCTTCATTTGGTGAAAGTCCACCTTTTCGTCCTTTTTTTGAATCAAAAGCAGCAATAGGTTCATTTCATGCCATGCAACTTGGTATTACTGTAGTATTCTCAGCAggtaataatgataatgatgagcCTGATCCGTCTCTTGTACAAAATGTTCAACCATGGTCCATTTCAGTGGCTGCATCTTCTATTGATCGAATGTTTCCAACCCAGGTACTCCTGGATAATACTCTCTCTACGATGGACCTCATG GGAGAAAGCTTTATTACCACTGAGGTTAAGGGAAAATTGGCAGATTCAAGAATATATTTTCAAGATGG GATTTGTGATCGGGACTATTATAATACTACACTAAACAAATCAGCCGCAGGAAAGGTAGTCCTATGCTTCTCCACCATTGGATCAGAATTAAGTGGAGAAGCAGTAGCAGCAGTGAAGATGGCCAATGGGTTGGGCTTGATCTTTGCTGCACCTATGACTATGCAGATTCCTTATGTTGAAATCATCCCCACAGTTCTTGTCAACATTGAGCAAGGGAGTAAACTTAAAGACTATCTTGCTCAATCTCCTAG GTTCCCTGCAGTGCAGATAAAACCAACTAAAACCATAATTGGAAAGACACCAGCACCTACAGTTGCAACCTTTTCTTCTAGAGGACCAAGCTCAAGAACACCCGATATCCTCAAG CCGGATGTAAGTGCTCCAGGAGTAAATATACTAGCAGCATGGCCTACTGATACTTCACCAACATTGTCACCAAGTGATAAACGTTCTGTGAAGTGGAATTTTCAGTCAGGAACATCAATGTCATGCCCTCATGTGTCTGGTGCTGTGGCCCTTATCAAATCAGCACATCCAAACTGGTCCCCATCTGCCATTAGATCTGCTCTCATGACAACAG CTTGCACTAGGGACACAACCTTTGACAGCATTCTAGCTGGTGGATCAATGAAAGTTTCTGATCCCTTTGACATTGGCGCCGGTCACATTGACCCCTTCAAAGCAATGGATCCAGGGCTAGTTTACGACATGAAAACCAGCGATTACATACTCTTCCTTTGCAATATGGGTTACACCCAAGAAAACATAGAGAAAATTGTTCTTCCCTCTGCTGGATTGGAAACATGCTGTCCAAAGGTACATAAAACCAACACAAACATAAATTACCCATCAATCACAGTTTCAAATCTAGAATCAACAATGACAATCAAAAGGACTGTTCGTAACGTGGGACAAAACAGGAATGCCATTTACTTTGCCAACATTGTTAAGCCTAATGGGGTTGAGGTAGTTATATGGCCTAGAATTTTATTCTTCTCATGGTTCAATGAAGAGAACTCCTATTATGTGACTCTCAAACCACGGAAGAAGTCTCAAGGGAGGTATGATTTTGGAGAGATAGTTTGGTCAGATGGCTTCCATCATGTAAGGAGTCCATTGGTTGTACTGGTTAACACTACTACTGTTGATTATAGTGATTCCATAACACAAGCTAGCACAATTTAA
- the LOC126720679 gene encoding probable serine/threonine-protein kinase PBL16 isoform X1 encodes MGNCWCGWEPSVYRVSSNAKSEQSPSVRERKEDSKLPSNPEEVEDLRRDSATNPLIAFTFNELKIITGNFRHDRVLGGGGFGSVYKGFISEDLREGLPPIPVAVKVHDGDNSHQGHREWLAEVIFLGQLSHPNLVKLIGYCCEDQQRVLIYEYMARGSVENNLFSRVLLPLPWSIRMKIAFGAAKGLAFLHEAEKPVIYRDFKTSNILLDLDYNAKLSDFGLAKDGPVGDKSHVSTRIMGTYGYAAPEYIMTGHLTPRSDVYSYGVVLLELLTGRKSLDKSRPAREQNLTDWALPLLKEKKKLLNIIDPRLEGDYPIKGVNKAAMLAYHCLNRNPKARPLMRDIVDSLEPLQVSTEVSTEKTMPTVIIEVPNAELNRKEDA; translated from the exons ATGGGGAATTGCTGGTGTGGGTGGGAACCCTCTGTTTACAGAGTCTCATCCAATGCAAAGTCAG AACAAAGCCCATCAGTGAGAGAGAGGAAGGAGGATAGTAAGTTACCATCAAATCCAGAAGAAGTGGAAGACCTACGCCGTGATTCAGCAACAAATCCATTGATTGCATTCACCTTCAATGAACTAAAGATAATCACAGGAAACTTTAGGCATGACCGAGTGTTAGGAGGAGGAGGATTTGGAAGTGTTTATAAAGGGTTTATTTCTGAGGATTTAAGAGAAGGGCTTCCTCCCATTCCTGTAGCTGTCAAGGTCCATGATGGTGACAATAGTCATCAAGGCCACAGAGAATGGCTG GCAGAAGTCATATTTTTGGGGCAGCTTTCTCATCCAAATTTGGTAAAATTGATCGGATATTGCTGTGAAGACCAACAACGGGTACTAATATATGAATATATGGCTCGGGGAAGTGTGGAAAACAATCTTTTTTCAA GAGTGTTGCTTCCTTTGCCATGGTCCATTAGAATGAAAATTGCATTTGGTGCTGCAAAAGGACTTGCCTTTCTCCACGAAGCTGAGAAACCTGTCATCTATCGTGATTTTAAGACATCTAATATTCTGTTAGACTTG GACTACAATGCAAAGCTCTCTGACTTTGGCCTTGCAAAAGATGGACCAGTGGGAGACAAGTCTCATGTTTCTACTCGCATAATGGGAACATATGGATATGCTGCACCTGAGTATATTATGACGG GCCATCTAACTCCTAGAAGTGATGTTTATAGTTACGGTGTTGTTCTTCTTGAACTTCTGACTGGAAGAAAGTCTTTAGACAAGTCACGACCAGCACGAGAGCAGAACCTAACGGATTGGGCTCTACCATTgcttaaagagaagaaaaaattgctcAATATCATTGATCCAAGACTAGAAGGAGATTATCCTATCAAAGGAGTTAACAAGGCTGCCATGCTAGCTTATCATTGCTTAAACCGGAATCCAAAGGCAAGGCCTCTAATGAGAGATATAGTGGACTCCTTGGAGCCTCTACAGGTTTCTACTGAGGTTTCAACTGAAAAAACTATGCCTACTGTAATTATTGAGGTTCCAAATGCTGAGTTAAATAGAAAAGAAGATGCATAG